One Mycolicibacterium fortuitum subsp. fortuitum genomic window carries:
- a CDS encoding WS/DGAT/MGAT family O-acyltransferase, translated as MDLMSPTDSMFLIAETREHPFHVGGLALYEPPAGADADFVRELHEEMVAQTDIQPVFRKHPATILGGIANVGWTYDDDVDMDYHLRRSALPTPGRVRDLLELTSRLHGSLLDRHRPLWEAHLIEGLADGRFAVYTKMHHSLIDGVSALKLLMRTLSEDPDDTEVRVPWSLPRRKRERQSSSVLKTVTDTVGSVAGLAPSTVKLARSALLEQQLTLPFAAPKTMFNVKIGGARRVAAQSWPLERFQRISRAAGFTVNDVVLTVCAGALRAYLLEQDALPDQPLIAMVPVSLRTEHEADAGGNMVGTVLCNLGTDLDDPAERLNTVGESMRGNKKVFSELPRVQALALSAMMIAPLGLAAVPGFVRATAPPFNLVISNVPGPRNPLYWKGARLDGNYPLSIALDGQAMNITLANNADNLDFGLVGCRRSVPHLQRMLSHLEDSLKALEVAAGA; from the coding sequence ATGGACCTGATGTCGCCGACCGATTCGATGTTCCTGATCGCTGAGACGCGGGAGCACCCGTTTCATGTCGGCGGCCTCGCGCTCTACGAACCGCCGGCGGGCGCGGACGCCGACTTCGTGCGCGAGTTGCACGAGGAGATGGTGGCCCAGACCGATATTCAGCCGGTGTTCCGCAAGCACCCGGCGACCATCCTCGGCGGCATCGCGAACGTCGGGTGGACCTACGACGACGACGTCGATATGGATTACCACCTGCGCCGGTCGGCGCTGCCGACCCCGGGCCGGGTGCGGGATCTGCTGGAGTTGACCTCCCGGTTGCACGGCAGCCTGCTCGACCGGCACCGCCCGCTGTGGGAGGCGCACCTGATCGAGGGCCTGGCCGACGGCCGGTTCGCGGTCTACACGAAGATGCACCATTCGTTGATCGACGGGGTGTCGGCGCTCAAGTTGTTGATGCGCACCCTGTCGGAGGATCCGGACGACACCGAGGTGCGGGTGCCGTGGTCGCTACCGCGCCGCAAGCGGGAGCGCCAGAGTTCGTCGGTGCTCAAGACCGTCACCGACACCGTCGGCTCGGTGGCGGGGCTGGCGCCGTCGACGGTCAAGCTGGCGCGTTCGGCGCTGCTGGAGCAACAGCTCACATTGCCGTTCGCGGCGCCAAAGACGATGTTCAACGTGAAGATCGGCGGCGCCCGCCGCGTCGCGGCCCAGTCCTGGCCGCTGGAGCGGTTCCAGCGGATCTCGCGAGCGGCCGGGTTCACGGTCAACGACGTGGTGCTCACGGTCTGTGCCGGTGCGCTACGCGCCTACCTGCTGGAGCAGGACGCGCTGCCGGACCAGCCGTTGATCGCGATGGTGCCGGTGAGCCTGCGCACCGAACACGAGGCCGACGCCGGCGGCAATATGGTTGGTACGGTCCTGTGCAATTTGGGTACCGATCTGGACGACCCGGCCGAGCGGCTGAACACCGTCGGTGAATCGATGCGGGGTAACAAGAAGGTGTTCTCCGAACTGCCGCGGGTGCAGGCGCTCGCGTTGTCGGCGATGATGATCGCCCCGCTCGGACTGGCGGCCGTGCCCGGTTTCGTCAGAGCCACGGCACCGCCGTTCAACCTGGTCATCTCCAACGTACCCGGACCGCGAAATCCTTTGTACTGGAAGGGTGCTCGGCTGGACGGCAACTATCCGCTGTCCATCGCGCTGGACGGGCAGGCGATGAACATCACCCTGGCCAACAATGCCGACAACCTGGATTTCGGCCTGGTCGGGTGCCGGCGCAGCGTGCCGCATCTGCAGCGGATGCTCAGCCATCTGGAGGACTCCCTCAAGGCGCTGGAGGTCGCGGCGGGTGCCTGA
- a CDS encoding nucleoside deaminase: MSASDEALIRTALDAARTAGPRDVPIGAVVFAADGTELARAANVRETTGDPTGHAEIVAMREAARVLGDGWRLEGATLAVTVEPCTMCAGALVLARVARVVFGAWEPKTGAVGSLWDVVRDRRLNHRPEVVGGLLADECAALLEEFFAAQR; encoded by the coding sequence GTGAGTGCCTCGGACGAAGCGCTGATCCGCACGGCGTTGGACGCTGCCCGGACGGCCGGTCCCCGTGATGTGCCGATCGGCGCCGTGGTGTTCGCCGCCGACGGCACCGAGCTGGCCCGGGCCGCCAATGTGCGCGAGACCACCGGTGACCCCACTGGCCATGCCGAGATCGTGGCGATGCGCGAGGCGGCGCGGGTGCTCGGCGACGGGTGGCGGCTGGAAGGCGCGACGCTGGCGGTGACGGTCGAGCCCTGCACGATGTGCGCGGGTGCGCTGGTGCTGGCCAGGGTGGCCCGGGTGGTGTTCGGGGCATGGGAACCCAAGACCGGAGCGGTCGGCTCGCTGTGGGATGTGGTCCGAGATCGCCGGCTCAACCACCGGCCCGAGGTGGTCGGCGGGTTGCTGGCCGACGAGTGTGCGGCCCTGCTCGAGGAGTTTTTCGCGGCCCAGCGCTGA
- a CDS encoding peroxidase family protein: protein MPKPSLLMRLFLTTTELIDRRIGWDKLPPVLGVAVLVGIRDALREHNLYDTCQGAPPEADPLPPSDYLTVRTANGSYNDLSAPSMGMANTRFGRNVPLTEGRSEQLPELMDPNPRLISTKLLQRRAFRPATTLNVLAAAWLQFETRDWFSHGSDPNRMLEIPRPPDDDWPEDTIKVPATAVDPTAEPGGSTFLNTETHWWDGSQIYGSNQQFQDAIRTHHDGKVCIDADGFIDIPPTLIGAAGGADGWWLGMELMGTIFMREHNAICDRLKAAYPNWNDDQLFNKARLINAALIAKIHTIEWTPAILGHPTLQIGMRANWFGLAGERVKELFGRLSAGDLLSGIPGSNTDHHTAPYSITEDFVTVYRMHPLVPDDYELLSLTSGIEPRALTFSDIHGGANSRGVLKSQGVAECLYSLGVAHPGAVTLHNSPTFMRDFERVDEHALDMIATDILRSRERGVPRYNDFRRALRLAPATSFDEISGGDAATAAVMAEIYGGDIEKVDTMVGMFGEKLPEGFGFSDTAFRIFVLMASRRLKSDRFYTVDFTPRVYTPEGMDWIDRNDMVSVLLRHYPELEPALRGQRNAFAPWRRL from the coding sequence ATGCCGAAGCCCTCACTTCTCATGAGGCTGTTCCTCACGACCACTGAACTGATCGACCGGCGGATCGGCTGGGACAAGCTGCCGCCGGTGCTCGGCGTCGCGGTGCTGGTCGGTATCCGCGACGCCCTGCGTGAGCACAACCTGTACGACACCTGCCAGGGAGCGCCGCCCGAGGCCGACCCGCTTCCTCCGTCGGATTACCTGACGGTGCGGACGGCCAACGGTTCCTACAACGACCTGTCGGCTCCGTCGATGGGCATGGCGAACACCCGGTTCGGGCGCAATGTGCCGCTCACCGAGGGTCGCTCCGAGCAACTGCCGGAGCTGATGGACCCCAATCCTCGACTGATCAGCACCAAGTTGTTGCAGCGCCGGGCGTTCCGGCCGGCCACCACGCTCAACGTGCTGGCCGCGGCGTGGCTGCAATTCGAGACCCGCGACTGGTTCAGTCACGGCTCCGACCCCAACCGGATGCTCGAGATCCCGCGGCCACCCGATGACGACTGGCCCGAGGACACCATCAAGGTCCCCGCCACGGCCGTCGACCCCACCGCGGAGCCCGGCGGTTCGACCTTTCTGAACACCGAGACCCACTGGTGGGATGGCTCGCAGATCTACGGCAGCAATCAACAGTTCCAGGACGCGATCCGCACCCACCACGACGGCAAGGTGTGCATCGACGCCGACGGTTTCATCGACATCCCGCCCACGCTGATCGGCGCCGCCGGAGGCGCGGACGGCTGGTGGCTGGGCATGGAGCTGATGGGCACCATCTTCATGCGCGAGCACAACGCGATCTGCGACCGGCTCAAAGCGGCCTACCCGAACTGGAACGACGATCAGCTGTTCAACAAGGCGCGCCTGATCAACGCCGCGCTGATCGCCAAGATCCACACCATCGAATGGACCCCGGCGATCCTGGGGCATCCGACCCTGCAGATCGGGATGCGGGCCAATTGGTTCGGCCTGGCCGGTGAGCGGGTCAAGGAGTTGTTCGGACGGCTGAGCGCAGGCGATCTGCTCAGCGGCATCCCGGGCTCGAACACCGACCACCACACCGCGCCGTACTCGATCACCGAGGACTTCGTCACCGTCTACCGGATGCACCCGCTGGTGCCCGACGACTATGAACTCCTCAGCCTCACAAGCGGTATCGAGCCGCGCGCGCTGACGTTCAGCGACATCCACGGCGGGGCGAACTCCCGCGGTGTGCTCAAGAGCCAGGGCGTCGCCGAATGCCTCTACTCACTGGGTGTCGCCCATCCCGGTGCCGTCACCCTGCACAACAGCCCGACCTTCATGCGGGACTTCGAGCGGGTCGACGAGCACGCACTGGACATGATCGCCACCGATATCCTGCGCTCCCGCGAACGAGGTGTGCCGCGTTACAACGACTTCCGCCGCGCACTCCGGCTCGCCCCGGCGACGAGCTTCGACGAGATCAGCGGCGGCGACGCGGCGACTGCCGCCGTGATGGCCGAGATCTACGGCGGCGACATCGAGAAGGTCGACACCATGGTCGGCATGTTCGGGGAGAAGCTGCCGGAGGGATTCGGGTTCAGCGACACCGCATTCCGGATCTTCGTGCTGATGGCGAGCCGGCGCCTCAAGAGCGACCGGTTCTACACCGTGGACTTCACCCCGCGGGTCTACACGCCTGAAGGTATGGACTGGATCGACCGCAACGACATGGTCTCGGTGCTGCTGCGTCACTATCCCGAGCTTGAGCCGGCGCTGCGCGGGCAACGCAACGCGTTCGCGCCGTGGAGGCGCCTGTAG
- a CDS encoding tRNA adenosine deaminase-associated protein: protein MEAQRAPADLPDGFGVAVVREDGKWRCAPMRSSSLKSLTAAETELRELRSAGAVFGLLDVDDEFFVIVRPAPAGTRLLLSDATAALDYDIAAEALENLDADLEEEDLEDADPFEEGDLSVLSDVGLHEDVLGVILSETDLYADEQIGRIAREMGFADELSAVLDRLGR from the coding sequence ATGGAGGCACAGCGTGCGCCGGCAGACCTGCCCGATGGCTTCGGAGTGGCCGTTGTCCGGGAGGACGGCAAGTGGCGGTGTGCGCCGATGCGTTCGTCATCGTTGAAGAGCTTGACCGCAGCCGAGACCGAGCTTCGTGAGCTGCGCAGCGCGGGGGCGGTATTCGGCCTGTTGGATGTGGACGACGAGTTTTTCGTGATCGTACGGCCGGCGCCGGCGGGAACCCGGTTGCTGCTGTCGGACGCGACCGCGGCGCTGGACTACGACATCGCGGCCGAGGCGCTGGAGAACCTGGACGCTGACCTCGAAGAGGAGGATCTGGAGGACGCGGATCCGTTCGAGGAGGGCGATCTGTCGGTGCTGTCCGACGTCGGACTGCACGAGGACGTGCTCGGCGTGATCCTGTCCGAGACCGACCTGTACGCCGATGAGCAGATCGGGCGTATCGCCCGCGAGATGGGTTTCGCCGACGAGCTGTCGGCGGTGCTCGACCGGCTCGGTCGGTGA
- a CDS encoding propanediol/glycerol family dehydratase large subunit, with protein sequence MRILDAKPVNLDGFSVTNPELGLVAMRSPHDPEPSLVVRDGRVVEMDGKAAADFDVIDEFIAHYGLDLDAAAEAMACPDVELARKTVDLNVPRAEVVRLVGGTTPAKLARVIALLTPVEMQMAMAKMRARRTPSNQAHVTNQLDDPMLIAADAASAVAYGFREVETTVPVLGDAPSNAVALLIGSQVGTPGAMAQCAIEEAMELRLGMRGLTSYAETISIYGTEQVFVDGDDTPFSKAILTSAYASRGLKMRVTSGGGAEVLMGAAEKCSILYLESRCVSLARALGSQGVQNGGIDGVGVVASVPDGMKELLAENLMVMMRDLESCAGNDNLISESDIRRSAHTLPVLLAGADFIFSGFGSIPRYDNAFALSNFNSDDMDDFLVLQRDWGADGGLRTVTPERLAAVRRRAATAVQAVYRDLGLADFDDSHVEEVVIANGSRDLPPGDPKAVAEAANAIEAKQLTVFDVVASLKRTGYDDEAEAIMRLTAERLRGDQLQTSAIFDEKFRVLSKITDPNDYSGPGTGYTLTEARRAEIDDIRQQRSATELTVDQAEHAGHITVTEVEPARQGSDPREVCIGLSPALGRSVWLSLCGLPIGEVIRQLSAGLEEEGCVPRFVRVRSTIDVGLIGLTAAKLSGSGIGIGLQGKGTALIHRRDLAPLANLELFSVAPLLTARNYRDLGRNAARHAKGMAPVPILTGGTDESISARYHARAVALVALEREASEPGQSPVTVEVRRA encoded by the coding sequence ATGCGGATCCTCGACGCGAAGCCGGTGAACCTCGACGGGTTCAGCGTGACCAATCCGGAGCTGGGTCTGGTGGCCATGCGCAGCCCGCACGATCCGGAACCATCGTTGGTGGTGCGCGACGGCCGGGTGGTGGAGATGGACGGCAAGGCCGCCGCCGACTTCGACGTGATCGACGAGTTCATCGCGCACTACGGGCTGGATCTCGACGCCGCGGCCGAGGCGATGGCGTGCCCGGACGTCGAACTGGCCCGCAAGACCGTGGATCTCAACGTCCCGCGTGCCGAGGTGGTACGGCTGGTCGGGGGCACCACGCCCGCCAAGCTGGCCCGGGTCATCGCGCTGCTCACCCCGGTTGAGATGCAGATGGCGATGGCCAAGATGCGGGCCCGGCGCACCCCGAGCAACCAGGCGCACGTCACCAATCAACTCGACGATCCGATGCTGATCGCCGCCGACGCCGCGAGCGCGGTGGCCTACGGGTTCCGCGAGGTGGAGACGACGGTGCCGGTCCTCGGCGATGCCCCCTCGAATGCTGTTGCGCTGCTGATCGGTTCACAGGTGGGAACGCCCGGCGCGATGGCGCAGTGCGCGATCGAAGAGGCCATGGAACTGCGACTCGGTATGCGCGGGCTGACCAGCTACGCCGAGACCATTTCCATCTACGGCACCGAGCAGGTGTTCGTCGACGGTGACGACACTCCCTTCTCCAAGGCGATCCTGACGAGTGCGTATGCCTCGCGCGGCTTGAAGATGCGCGTCACCAGCGGTGGGGGTGCCGAGGTGTTGATGGGTGCGGCCGAGAAGTGCTCGATCCTGTACCTGGAGTCGCGCTGTGTGTCGCTGGCGCGCGCCCTCGGTTCCCAGGGGGTGCAGAACGGCGGCATCGACGGCGTCGGCGTGGTGGCCTCCGTGCCCGACGGCATGAAAGAGCTGCTCGCCGAAAACCTGATGGTGATGATGCGGGATCTGGAGTCGTGCGCGGGCAACGACAACCTGATCTCCGAATCCGACATCCGCCGCAGCGCGCACACACTGCCGGTGCTGCTGGCAGGAGCGGATTTCATCTTCTCCGGGTTCGGCTCGATCCCGCGCTACGACAACGCGTTCGCGCTGTCGAACTTCAACTCCGACGACATGGACGATTTCCTGGTCCTGCAACGTGATTGGGGTGCCGACGGTGGTCTGCGCACGGTGACGCCCGAACGCCTGGCGGCGGTCCGGAGGCGTGCCGCGACAGCCGTGCAGGCGGTGTACCGCGATCTGGGGCTGGCCGATTTCGACGACAGCCATGTCGAGGAGGTCGTGATCGCCAACGGGTCCCGTGATCTTCCCCCCGGCGATCCCAAGGCGGTCGCGGAAGCGGCCAATGCCATCGAGGCCAAGCAACTCACCGTGTTCGACGTGGTGGCCTCACTGAAGCGCACCGGTTACGACGACGAGGCCGAGGCCATCATGCGGCTCACCGCCGAACGCCTGCGCGGTGACCAGCTGCAGACCTCGGCGATCTTCGACGAGAAGTTCCGGGTGCTGTCCAAGATCACCGATCCCAACGATTACTCCGGTCCCGGAACGGGTTACACGCTCACCGAAGCGCGCCGGGCCGAGATCGACGACATCCGCCAACAGCGCAGCGCTACCGAGCTCACCGTCGACCAGGCCGAGCATGCCGGTCACATCACCGTCACCGAGGTCGAACCCGCCCGGCAGGGCAGCGATCCACGGGAGGTGTGCATCGGGCTGTCCCCGGCGCTGGGGCGCAGCGTGTGGCTGAGCCTGTGCGGCCTGCCGATCGGCGAGGTGATCCGCCAGCTGTCCGCCGGCCTGGAGGAAGAGGGTTGCGTGCCCCGGTTCGTTCGGGTGCGCTCGACCATCGACGTCGGCCTGATCGGTCTGACCGCGGCCAAGCTGTCCGGATCCGGTATCGGAATCGGCTTGCAGGGCAAGGGCACTGCGCTCATCCACCGCCGTGACTTGGCCCCGCTGGCCAATCTGGAGCTGTTCAGCGTGGCGCCGTTGTTGACTGCCAGGAACTATCGCGATCTCGGCCGCAACGCCGCCCGTCACGCCAAGGGCATGGCGCCGGTGCCGATCCTGACGGGCGGTACCGACGAGTCGATCTCGGCGCGGTATCACGCGCGGGCGGTGGCACTCGTGGCGTTGGAACGTGAGGCCAGCGAACCCGGCCAGTCCCCGGTCACCGTGGAGGTGAGACGAGCATGA